A DNA window from Aminipila luticellarii contains the following coding sequences:
- a CDS encoding sigma-54 interaction domain-containing protein, whose product MNAKQYEKIVQELANIIDEGIHIVNTDGKSIIYNQAMATLEKTNREDVIGKPFRVVFSHIPEGESTLLRALRRAEPTPNKQQTYLNRYGKEITTINSTIPIMDDSGEVVAALEIAKDITNFKTMSNTILELQREAIPEHKVTEPKIRKYSFKDIIGQNRRLKHQLDIAARASKTDAAVFIYGETGTGKELMAQSIHFNSSRRNKPFLAQNCAALPESLLEGILFGTARGGFTGAVDRAGLFEQANGGTLLLDEISAMPYELQSKLLRVLQEDYIRRVGGSRDIPIDVRIIATVNETPETLIRNGLLRKDLYYRLNIVNISIPPLRERKDDIPILIEHFLEKHNSRFQKELWMLSDGALEKLENYDYPGNVRELENLIMSAVSLSDREHVLTEKYLQMPKEAAIANVGADYDPEEMSIDQYLESLEINIIKEKMADFGGNISKTAEVLGLKRQTLQHKIKKYQI is encoded by the coding sequence ATGAACGCGAAACAATATGAAAAAATTGTACAGGAACTTGCGAATATTATTGATGAGGGGATTCACATCGTCAATACGGATGGGAAGAGCATCATTTATAATCAAGCCATGGCAACCCTTGAAAAGACCAATCGAGAGGATGTGATCGGCAAGCCTTTCCGAGTTGTTTTTTCTCATATACCGGAGGGAGAGAGCACGCTTTTGAGAGCTTTAAGGAGAGCAGAGCCGACGCCCAATAAACAGCAGACGTATCTGAATCGGTACGGAAAGGAAATCACGACGATCAATTCGACGATTCCGATTATGGACGATTCGGGAGAAGTGGTGGCAGCCCTTGAAATCGCAAAGGACATAACCAATTTTAAAACTATGTCCAACACGATTTTAGAACTTCAGAGAGAGGCGATTCCGGAACATAAAGTAACCGAACCCAAGATCAGAAAATACAGCTTCAAGGATATTATTGGGCAGAACAGGAGGCTGAAACATCAGCTGGATATTGCGGCCAGAGCCTCTAAAACCGATGCTGCCGTGTTCATATATGGGGAAACCGGAACCGGAAAGGAATTAATGGCTCAGAGCATTCATTTTAACAGCAGTAGAAGGAATAAGCCTTTTCTGGCGCAGAACTGCGCGGCACTGCCGGAAAGTTTGCTGGAAGGGATTCTTTTTGGTACGGCCAGAGGAGGGTTTACAGGAGCCGTAGACCGGGCAGGACTCTTTGAGCAGGCTAACGGAGGAACACTGCTGTTAGATGAGATAAGTGCCATGCCTTATGAATTGCAAAGCAAATTGTTGCGCGTTCTGCAGGAAGATTACATTCGGCGTGTTGGCGGAAGCCGAGACATTCCTATTGATGTCAGGATTATTGCTACGGTCAATGAAACGCCGGAAACGCTTATAAGAAACGGCTTGCTCCGGAAAGATTTATACTACCGTCTAAATATTGTAAATATAAGCATTCCGCCTCTTAGAGAACGCAAAGATGATATTCCCATACTGATAGAACACTTTTTGGAAAAGCACAACAGCAGGTTTCAAAAGGAGCTATGGATGCTTTCGGACGGAGCCTTGGAAAAGCTTGAGAATTATGACTACCCCGGTAATGTGAGGGAACTTGAAAACCTGATTATGTCAGCCGTGTCCCTGTCCGATCGGGAGCATGTTCTAACAGAAAAATATCTTCAGATGCCAAAGGAAGCAGCCATTGCCAATGTAGGAGCGGACTACGATCCGGAAGAAATGAGCATAGACCAATATCTCGAGTC
- a CDS encoding ArsR/SmtB family transcription factor produces MRLRKESDYMQEEEIVLVAQVSDALAHPARIKIYQYIMQCNKERTPVCNKDVVAAFDYSQATISQHIKKLVQAELVQSQSKDKYSYYYANIGILMKYLNATKKFSTFQA; encoded by the coding sequence ATGAGATTAAGAAAAGAATCGGACTATATGCAGGAAGAAGAAATAGTATTGGTCGCTCAGGTTTCCGACGCTTTGGCGCATCCCGCCAGAATCAAAATATATCAGTACATTATGCAGTGCAACAAGGAGCGTACACCGGTCTGCAATAAAGACGTCGTTGCCGCCTTTGATTATTCTCAGGCAACTATTTCACAGCATATCAAAAAATTAGTGCAGGCTGAACTGGTACAGTCACAGAGCAAGGATAAATACTCCTATTATTACGCAAACATCGGCATACTAATGAAATATTTAAATGCAACAAAAAAATTCAGTACATTTCAGGCATAA
- a CDS encoding HD domain-containing protein: protein MHKLLQLQSALLKEIDHYEKVVPQRDQPIDWERVHLASCAKLGYLMAEERGVDPILAASACSIHDYGRIITGKQAGHAEAGYIPVQEFLKKTKLFTEEEIEMLAVAVKNHSKKSEVGSPLEEIVKDADVLDFHQYGYDMPRAEQQARLERLLAKK, encoded by the coding sequence ATGCATAAATTATTACAGCTGCAAAGCGCATTATTAAAAGAAATAGATCACTATGAAAAGGTTGTACCGCAAAGAGATCAGCCCATAGACTGGGAACGGGTACACCTTGCAAGCTGTGCGAAGCTAGGGTATCTGATGGCGGAAGAACGGGGCGTCGATCCGATTCTGGCAGCCTCTGCCTGTTCCATCCACGACTATGGAAGGATCATCACCGGAAAGCAGGCAGGTCATGCGGAGGCAGGTTATATACCCGTTCAGGAGTTTTTGAAAAAGACTAAGCTTTTTACAGAGGAAGAAATAGAGATGTTGGCTGTTGCTGTGAAAAATCACAGTAAAAAAAGTGAAGTCGGAAGTCCTTTGGAGGAAATCGTTAAAGATGCGGATGTATTAGATTTCCACCAATACGGTTACGATATGCCGAGAGCAGAACAACAGGCGCGTCTGGAGCGGCTGCTCGCTAAGAAGTAG
- a CDS encoding MFS transporter: MNKITKFSAFAILMVPMVWNFEAATVGPALGSLMQAFPNEPALKIQLISTLPFLASVIFSVISGKLANFFDKKNIAVIGLLIYGITGITPAFVNSVNTILILRLLTGVGVGLVLPLPNQIIVEHYEGRERERMLGLATSTFNFANVVISILVGILLVRGWQMAFYSFSFIFVVLLIVAIGLPKSPPIKTDERNNEVREKVKLPKYVYAMALAMTLVWIAFGGFQLTISMFVTKERLAPIYMMGIFLAAPAFGSILTGIIFSKLNNWLKQYYVFSAMLCYAAGFICMYLSQEATLIIIGTLLIGIGSGAMVPYISNLTAIHVNEKQKDLAFGIVTACIHLGGLVSAFILSFIMQLGHATSYRFIYITYAIALILVGVVSLIINTKKRKVSA; the protein is encoded by the coding sequence ATGAACAAAATTACCAAATTTTCAGCATTTGCTATCCTAATGGTTCCAATGGTATGGAACTTTGAAGCTGCCACCGTCGGGCCAGCGTTAGGTTCTTTGATGCAGGCATTTCCAAATGAACCGGCTCTAAAGATACAACTAATAAGCACCTTGCCCTTTTTAGCTTCGGTAATCTTCAGTGTAATATCGGGAAAGCTGGCTAATTTTTTTGACAAGAAAAATATAGCTGTTATTGGGCTTCTTATCTATGGAATCACAGGAATAACGCCGGCATTTGTAAACAGTGTTAATACGATTTTAATATTACGGTTATTAACTGGAGTTGGAGTGGGATTGGTTTTGCCTTTGCCCAATCAAATTATTGTTGAACATTATGAAGGGCGGGAAAGAGAACGAATGCTTGGGCTGGCTACTTCCACCTTTAATTTTGCGAATGTAGTGATTAGTATTTTAGTAGGAATCTTGCTTGTCAGAGGCTGGCAGATGGCCTTTTATTCGTTCTCATTCATCTTCGTGGTATTGCTCATCGTTGCCATTGGACTTCCAAAATCCCCTCCAATCAAAACAGATGAAAGGAATAATGAAGTAAGAGAAAAAGTTAAGCTGCCTAAATATGTATATGCCATGGCACTGGCAATGACCTTAGTATGGATTGCCTTTGGAGGATTCCAGCTTACGATTTCTATGTTTGTTACAAAAGAAAGGCTGGCACCCATCTACATGATGGGTATATTCCTTGCTGCTCCGGCATTTGGGAGTATTCTCACCGGAATTATTTTTTCAAAGTTAAATAACTGGTTGAAGCAGTATTATGTTTTTTCGGCCATGTTATGCTATGCGGCTGGCTTTATTTGTATGTATTTGTCACAGGAAGCAACCCTAATCATAATCGGAACGTTGCTGATTGGTATCGGATCGGGAGCTATGGTACCATATATCTCCAATCTGACCGCCATACATGTCAATGAGAAACAAAAGGACTTAGCATTTGGAATCGTTACGGCATGTATTCATTTGGGAGGTCTTGTGTCAGCATTTATTTTGTCTTTTATCATGCAATTAGGTCATGCGACTTCTTATCGGTTTATTTATATTACATATGCGATTGCGCTAATCCTAGTAGGTGTTGTTTCTTTAATAATAAACACGAAAAAAAGAAAAGTGAGCGCATAA
- a CDS encoding LysR family transcriptional regulator: MDTEQLKAFLSVAKYQNFTKASQHLHIDQPALSRQILKLENQLGVQLFIRNNRSVVLTAAGEILQEESPWIINEIENLAEKIKNAGKGQIGELKLATLGKMSALTAIISEVQTNFPDIKIQLESYNFETINSLLIRGNIDIGVTFEYAVTDLKEDLDWKVLFQEPFCLIVPKKNKLYQKEEITLTDLSEHKIIALKTKFNPKFYYQLFNQRALSGEIQYSLASNMESLILQVDAGLGIGLTPRFIANNIHDYDFIIKHVSDLNMQEKVVLAWNKRKYNPITKNFITCCAKVSQ, translated from the coding sequence ATGGATACAGAGCAATTAAAAGCTTTTCTGTCAGTAGCAAAATACCAAAATTTTACTAAGGCATCCCAACATTTACATATTGATCAGCCGGCGTTAAGCAGACAAATATTAAAATTGGAAAATCAGCTAGGTGTCCAGCTTTTCATCAGAAATAATAGATCGGTTGTTTTAACGGCTGCAGGGGAAATCCTTCAAGAGGAGAGCCCATGGATTATTAATGAAATAGAGAATCTTGCGGAAAAAATCAAAAATGCCGGCAAAGGTCAGATTGGCGAATTAAAATTAGCCACATTAGGAAAAATGTCTGCTTTAACGGCAATCATTTCGGAAGTGCAGACAAATTTCCCAGATATAAAGATTCAATTAGAAAGCTACAATTTTGAAACGATCAACAGCTTGCTGATTCGCGGCAATATTGATATTGGCGTTACATTTGAATATGCGGTAACGGATTTAAAAGAAGATTTGGATTGGAAAGTCCTCTTTCAAGAGCCATTTTGCCTTATCGTGCCAAAGAAAAACAAGCTATATCAAAAAGAAGAAATCACCTTAACCGATTTATCGGAACATAAAATTATTGCGTTAAAGACAAAGTTCAATCCTAAATTCTATTATCAATTATTTAATCAAAGAGCGTTATCTGGAGAAATACAATACAGCTTGGCATCTAATATGGAATCTCTGATATTGCAGGTTGATGCAGGGTTAGGAATCGGGCTTACCCCCAGATTTATAGCAAATAATATTCATGATTATGACTTTATTATAAAACACGTCAGTGATTTAAACATGCAGGAAAAAGTAGTGCTTGCCTGGAATAAAAGGAAATATAATCCCATTACAAAGAATTTTATTACCTGCTGCGCCAAAGTGTCCCAGTAA